The Temnothorax longispinosus isolate EJ_2023e chromosome 4, Tlon_JGU_v1, whole genome shotgun sequence genome has a window encoding:
- the Tektin-a gene encoding tektin-4, whose product MLDIPNEHDYSADSPHHISQQQTEKTEPCLAMEHECGCGDNVEKPPLYLPQPEDEYPSKPEHTMGPLGPWATGRVTCSREGGITGLRPVADQYSITRYGPSEWRAHNLSIFQQSNEKIRDSQVTASAAKQCVDQAYAAADKVQTETTEHLKTRANVVYRWKAELEHMIATIAEEMELLEAEHRRVQRSLSILTIPVSIASDFLQLRSFRLDSDLVRDNVEEQLTKEIALCSEIRDLLNRTREQIEMQMVELKSAKARAENDWSDKIHAYNLDSVCVNLSNDSPLLLWKAGATRFPADQSTPTSYDHFTREVLTAGETAKQRSIKLRSTLNDIYAKSIKDLRDQATRVDIALAENVKLTQDCLQQLEKELLRCLHELANTEKLIEELRDSTKGLNNAMKLAQTRLDNRLNRRNVESCRDIPQFGLVEEVKSLGEHTSAMLAELKRAEESQAELVKARGTLEHEIMVKRKTLYIDKERGQLLRSFFPSTTDLSGF is encoded by the exons ATGTTGGATATTCCGAACGAACATGATTATTCTGCTGATAGCCCGCATCACATTTCGCAACAACAAACTGAG AAGACAGAACCGTGCCTTGCGATGGAGCACGAATGTGGCTGCGGGGACAACGTCGAGAAACCTCCGCTTTATTTACCTCAGCCCGAGGATGAATATCCGTCAAAGCCGGAACACACAATGGGACCTCTCGGTCCATGGGCTACGGGCAGAGTAACCTGTTCTCGCGAGGGTGGAATAACGGGTTTGAGACCAGTCGCAGATCAATATTCCATCACTCGCTACGGACCGAGCGAATGGCGCGCGCACAATTTGAGTATCTTTCAGCAATCGAATGAGAAAATTCGCGATTCCCA aGTTACGGCCAGTGCTGCGAAACAATGTGTGGATCAAGCGTATGCGGCAGCCGACAAGGTGCAAACGGAAACGACGGAACATTTGAAGACACGGGCTAATGTGGTGTATCGTTGGAAGGCGGAATTAGAACATATGATCGCTACCATTGCGGAAGAGATGGAATTGTTAGAGGCCGAGCATCGTCGTGTACAGCGGTCTTTATCGATATTGACCATCCCTGTATCAATCGCGAGCGATTTTCTGCAATTACGCTCCTTTCGCTTGGACTCTGATCTCGTTCGCGATAACGTCGAAGAGCAACTCACGAAG GAAATAGCGCTTTGTTCCGAGATACGAGATTTGCTAAACAGAACCCGCGAGCAGATCGAGATGCAGATGGTCGAACTGAAGTCCGCGAAAGCGCGGGCGGAGAATGATTGGTCTGACAAAATTCATGCCTACAATCTAGACTCCGTATGTGTGAATTTGTCTAACGATTCTCCGCTTTTATTATGGAAAGCTGGAGCTACGAGATTTCCAGCCGA tcaaTCAACTCCTACAAGCTACGATCACTTCACGCGAGAAGTATTAACCGCTGGCGAGACTGCTAAACAaagatcaataaaattaagatcCACTTTGAACGATATATACGCTAAGTCCATTAAAGATCTACGCGATCAAGCGACTCGCGTCGACATTGCACTTGCAGAAAACGTGAAACTCACGCAAGATTGCCTTCAGCAACTAGAAAAGGAATTACTTCGC tgctTGCATGAACTAGCAAATACGGAAAAGCTGATTGAGGAACTTCGGGATTCAACGAAGGGATTAAACAATGCTATGAAATTAGCACAAACAAGATTAGATAATAGATTGAATCGACGCAATGTTGAAAGTTGTCGAGATATACCTCAATTTGG tctTGTTGAAGAAGTAAAATCACTTGGCGAACATACTTCCGCTATGTTGGCAGAATTAAAACGCGCTGAGGAATCTCAGGCGGAATTGGTCAAGGCAAGAGGCACTCTTGAACATGAAATAATGGTAAAACGGAAGACTTTGTACATAGACAAAGAACGAGGCCAACTACTGCGTTCATTCTTCCCTTCTACCACGGACTTGTctggattttaa
- the LOC139810904 gene encoding dynein light chain Tctex-type protein 2B: MAEAKRTQHSVRHNPVNPVQEAVDIAQEEEEKKHVNLETLEDDEETAQQPVYQIRPHLHEKFKPLSAKEVIHDVLFDQLATKSYDAQAAAQWTKDISDIIKIKIKDLQFKRYKYIVNVVLGQQHGAGVKMGTRCIWDAEADTYAYDSFINDTIFCVAIVYAVYFY; this comes from the exons ATGGCAGAGGCGAAGCGAACGCAACATTCTGTGAGACATAACCCGGTCAACCCGGTGCAAGAAGCAGTGGACATAGCAcaggaggaggaagaaaagaaacacGTGAATTTGGAAACTCTCGAGGATGATGAGGAGACAGCTCAGCAACCGGTTTATCAAATTCGACCACATCTTCACGAAAA GTTTAAGCCTCTAAGTGCAAAGGAGGTAATACATGATGTGCTGTTTGATCAGCTCGCTACGAAATCATATGATGCCCAGGCAGCTGCTCAATGGACTAAAGATATATcggatattattaaaataaaaatcaaag ACTTACAGTTTAAGagatacaaatatattgttaacgTGGTTTTGGGACAGCAACATGGTGCTGGTGTAAAAATGGGTACAAGATGTATTTGGGATGCAGAAGCTGATACATATGCCTATGatagttttattaat GATACTATATTTTGCGTGGCTATAGTATAtgcagtttatttttattaa